The window AGTGAAGTTAAGTTAAAGCATTTTAGCCAATATTCGAAAACCTGAAAGAACTATCTAAAACTCATATTGAATTCAAAACtttcaaatattcaaatgatttttatatctaaaatatttgaaCTTGAACTGAATCGAGAATCAAACATGtatccaaatatatataatcactaattatatatgtaaataaaataaaaattgttaatatatccaaaatatttcaaaaaactGAATTATCTAAGATTATTCAAACTATAAGAAGTTATtcgaaatatctaaaataattcaaattatCTAATTTTCATCTGaattatttgaattattttatccaaaaatattctataCTTTATCCGGCCAAAATAACTAAACCGGGCTAGAACCAAATTGGTATGAATATTAGGCAGTTCTTATCCGAAACGACTTAAACTCAAAAACTATCCATAACGTACCAAAATGGTTgtttatccgaaccgaaccaatAATTAAAATGCCAAAGTGAAATAGTGGACGAAACATGTGTATCACCCACGTTGATCCGACCGCGTGCGGGATGAGAAAGTTGAATTTACCTGTGAGCTCTAGTGAAGATCAACGGGCCCATGATCGAAGTCCATATGTTATTCTACAAGGCCGGAATGTAAAAACctaaatttacatatttttttttttgggaaaggGTTTAATCTAAAAATTGATCCTCTGTCTGATTTAGtctctatttttgttttaacatcTGGATTTTGGGAGGTTTGACTATTGGTTTAATGCTGGATTAAGCATGTTAGTGGCTTTTTTTAGCCAACTAAACCTTTTAACTTTTTGTGTTCTGTGCAGTGACGGATGCATAAATGTAATTAGTTGATGGcacatacataaatatatttttcagttGGGGACATTTCATAGACACCATAAGAATTActgaagaaaattttaaaatgagatGGGGGCACGTGACCCCATACCCTTGGCTGTATGTTCGCCCCTGTTTGTGTGAATATTTGGCTGGAAAGTCTACTAATATAATCTACtttgatgaaaaatatatatatatacttgacGCTAAGAAAATGAAAGTTTGATTACATACCATGCAGACTGTAACGATATCAGCATGAATTTCGTTAACTGCTTACTCTCCGGTGGCTAAAATAAAAGGAGAGGCCTATGTATCGAAAAAATTCAGTTATGTATACAACGTGTCAACCACATTAGTAATATAAACAACTAGACTATAAACTCCAGTGTACATGAGGGATGTACTTATAGAACCTATTTTGATATCTTTCTAAAAACATTCTAGCAATGAAACCAGACTTTACTATATAAAATTATTCAGcattcattattttaaaattttgcacccattatataattaaattttatgagtttaaatttagaaaatacaAACATATATACAGAAAAACATCAGAAGGTGGAAGAACACGAATAAGACCCGCTGGTAGTTCTCAGCTCTGAACAAGGCCAAGGGCTGACCTTGAGTGATGTTCCAATAACATCGGAACACTTCCACGTCCGATACGAGTTCAAACTTCCATGTAGATTAATCTCACTCAGACATATTCCTGTCAAGTACATGTTTGCCAAAGTTATATAAGaaccaatataaatatattatcagtatggtaaatattaaaaacatatataaacttttaccTGTAAAAGGTGAACCCTTAAGGCCTTGAATGGAGCCGGCGTTTTGCACGTTAACCCCCCAAACGTTATTAATATGTATTCCTTTAACGATTGGAAGAGCGTTCGGGTTATAAAATGCGTCAGGGTGATCTCCCGTGTCGCCAGCGATCTTGATCCCGTACTTTGCGTTTTCAACATAGACGTTAGAGATTTTGATGTTTTTGATGTATCCTCCACGACCAATGTTTGTCTTGATGTTGACTCCAAGGCCCATATTGGAGAGACTGATATGTTCTGCTACGATGTTCTTGATTCCTCCTGATGTTTCGCTTCCTATTGCGATACCTGCGTACGGAGAAGATCCTGTGATGCGGCGTATCGTTATGTTTGAGCTTGGACGGCCAAAAGCGATTCCGTACTCGTCCCAACCGCTCTTGATGGCTACAAGGTCGTCCCCTGTTGAGATGTAGGAGTCTTCTATGCAGACGTTGTTGCTGGAATCTATCAACAAATTTAGAAAACATCGCTGGTTCAGACACTTTTATCACTACTATTATGAGCAGAACCGGTCTTGGCATAGTGACCTTGAGTCCgtaaaaatttaagatttaataTGAATGACATAGTTCcgcaaatttttttataaaatttttattgaaGTTTTTATTAAACTGTTTTTGACCCCAAAATCTCGGACCGGTTCTGATTATGACCTGCATTCTCTAGCGCGGAATAGCTACTCTAAAATGTTTCCTACGTAGACGTGTTTGATATGTTTACAACAACCAATCTAGTAGTCTATTGCTGATTTAAAAAGAGTTTAGAGTTAGATAGAACCTGGATCGATTCCATCGGTGTTAGGGGAATCTTGTGGAGCTAAGATGGTAACGTGATGGATAACAACATCACTGCCATAGATCAAAACGAGGAACATATTCAATaccagaagaagatgaagatataTCTATGGTTGGGAAATTAAAAAGGTAGTAATTAGCTTTTGTACCTGCAATAGACAGGGTGAATGTTCCAGAAGGGTGAGTTCTGGAAAATAACATTGGAGATTATGATCTCCTTAGAGTTCTTGAACTCGATTAGATTCGGTCTTGTAAACTTTAGTGTTCTACTGCGCCACATGTTCCACCACACTTCCCCTTGACCGTCTATTGTCCCGTTTTGTCCTGTGTAGATAGTATTGCATTGTGATGTTAAAAAGTGTTAACGAGATCATATCACCAAAAGGGCCCAAAGGAGAAACACTCTGCTCCTCAGCATGTGTATAGATAAGACGGTCCAAACTCACCAGTGATGAATACATCACGAAGGCCATCACCATGAATGAAGCTCATATACCGTGCCCCTGGTAACTCCCTCCCTCTTCCATAAGATGGCAAAGGATCAATCAATGGCCAATTCCTTGTATCCTGTAACACAAACATATACCAAAATGTCACATTCTGCAGTACTTGAGAAAGATACATATAACAAATACTAGTGGTTTTGTTTTCACAAACTTGAAGACAAATCAATCAGAGaatctaaccaaaaaaaaacccgAACCCGAGGTTTAACATATTTGGCACTATCCATGCGAGACTCACTAAACTGACGAGTCCACACTCTCAACATTAAATATACTTTAACAAAGATTTATTCACTTTAATGTTTTATcatatcagattttttttatttatatgatgtaCACACTAGTTAGTAGAGAATAAAATATCccaattttttttgacaaaattagATAACGGCAACGACAAAATTGCCAGCTATTTATGGGGTCAGCTTTGGAACATAGACATAAAAGCAGTGCACCCACATGCATACAATAACGTTTTAAGCTCCAATGGTCCCATGATGCTCTGCTCGAACCAACTAATACCACTCCCCATACCCAAAGttacttaattaattattataatacgTGCATGGTTCCCAactcttttttgtttctttcaaataattttttatcacaATCTAACTTGATCAACTTATTAACATTTTCAGATTTCAGATCCAAGCAAGccgtcaagaaaaaaaaaacactactaTTTTTGTAATAACTCACTTCTGTCtgacaaatttgaaattaaatatcTGTCAGAGCAGCTTTATTATCACTGATAGAGATAAACCACTTACACTAGTAGCAACTAGCAAGTGTGAAAGCAGACAGAGACCACTCACCAATAATAACTTATTACATCGAAAAAATGGTACCTGAACAGCTTTGATAACAGCGCCTCTGGCCAAGAAGAGAGTCATATGGCTAGTGAGACTGAAGCTCTCCGTTAGAAACACTCCCGGTGGTATGTACAGCACCGTGCCTCCTCTCCTCCTCAGATGCTGAATCCTATATATCGCCGCCCTAAACGCCTTACTGTTCACCGTCCTTCCGTCCCCGACGCCGCCAAAGTCTGTTATAGAGATCTTATCGTTCCGGTACCTTAAGGGAACTATTCCTGAACATGTCGCCTCCGAGTCGCCATAGCCATACGCTGAAGAAAGAGCTGTGAGTAGAAAAGCGGCGATGCATGGGAGGAAGACAACAGATATCGAGAGTCGCcacatttttgttgttgttgttgcagagGTTTCTTTGGGAGGAGAGAAAAAATTTGGAGGATTATTCGTCTCCTTCTAATTTGCATTATTTAACTCGATAAAGTGCGCAATTTATAAGCACGAAGCGAAAGTAAGGGGGTGGTATTGAATCCATGAATGTaattgaatttgaaagaattcATAAGTAAGAACTTTTGCAGtattttaaaagatttgatGAGATTTTAATGCATTTATCCAATTCTTTTTATGATGGATTTTAAAGgaatatacataaattttataGGATACGAATTCCTCTTCTATGAAATTTTTGAAtctttgtatatttaaaaagttaatgaaaattatttaatcttaaaactgaaagaaaaataataattagtacTACTTTATAGGACAACTGAtctatgttttgtttctttagaaaaatataagaactATTTTATAGGGATTAGATGCTATATGGTTGAGTAGGGATTTATATGAGAGAtagatctaataaatgaacatTATTAAAAAATGGTAATTACTATTTTGTTGGGATTTTATATTAGATTATTTGATTAGAATATATTGTCAACACCAGTTTGAAGTTTTGTAACTAGCACTTTATAATAAATGCTATTTTGTAGGGATTTTATGAAAACATCAGAAAAAAGATTAgtcctttttcaaaaaaaaaaccattgaaaaaattatgttacttcaattcttttgtttttatgtgAGTTCATGAAATCCAAAGTGAAAAATGATAGGACATGAGTTCGTGAAATGCAGATTCCCATGAGCATAACAAATCTCTCCTTTAAGGCAAAGAATTGGCTCTTTGTATTTCTATAGGACATTTTCCATTAAATTCTTATCAAATAACATTACTACAAAATCTATCAAATATTGAATAACAACAgaatttaaagtaaataaaagaaTGATTACAATGCTTAATCTAATAACACAAGAATTTAAAAGAATTGATGAAATCAATAATTGAATAACAGTGGAATTCAATGGAAACTATAATTCCTTCTAATTCTATCAAATTTCTAAATCCAATACCCCTTATTAAATGtgtgtgaaaaaaaaatatattaattttacaatatttccaAACCGTCGTCGTTTAATTAGAAAcatcatattaaaatattcgtaaattttgatttgatttgttattttttcgtttcgaattaaaaaaatcagatattttacaaatcaaaataaataataatatgtaatatACGTAAAACATGAActaaatcacaaatattaatatttttaaaaatggatatcctatttgatttgttttatataaacagaattatttatataatttattttattttataaaaaatttacagtatttttatttactaaatttattaaatttgatgCCCGAAGGACAAGGTTCAATAGGAGGAAAGCAATCAAAGCATACATTGTATGTTAACGGGCCACTATAGGCTATACTATCTTATTTGGGCCAGAGTTCGGGTAATTTCGGCCCAATACGGATCTTCAATAAAACAAAATGCAGTAGCCGGCGACCAGGAATTTTCCAAGTCAGGTCAAATCAGAAATTTTCCACCatggagatggagatggagaCGGAGACGGCGAGTCCGTTGGTTCGTTTATGCTTAGAGGAAGCTTGCAAGAGCAGAGACGCGGTTGGTCGATGGCGTCTTCAGCGTCGTAGCCTTGAGCGTCTGCCTTCTCACCTCGCCGATGCTCTTCTCCGCGAGCTCCTCCTCCGCCGTCTGCTTTTCCCTTCGCTACTCGAGTAAACTCTTCGTATACTTTCTTTTCCAGCTTCCGATGATCGTTTCTCGAGCATGAATCTGATAAATATATGCTTCGGATCTTAGTATTTTGCTTGGAGATTTCGTTGTTGAATTGTTTGCGTTGATCTCTCTATAAAATCTAAACGAGACGCTTTCTGTGCAGAGTATTCAAATATTCGGTGGAGAATATAGATCTCCGAGGGGAAAGCTCCGTTAACGGAGAGTGGATGGCGTACGTTGGAGGCTTTGTTAATCTGTTCTCTCTGAATCTTTCAGATTGTCCCAGGATCAATAACTCCACGCTCTGGCCTATCACAGGTATCTATCTATCTTCTTCTGactttgatgatgatgatgagaaatgtagatttgtttttttttttcttttcaggaTTAACATGTTTGAAG of the Brassica rapa cultivar Chiifu-401-42 chromosome A03, CAAS_Brap_v3.01, whole genome shotgun sequence genome contains:
- the LOC103861440 gene encoding probable polygalacturonase, whose protein sequence is MWRLSISVVFLPCIAAFLLTALSSAYGYGDSEATCSGIVPLRYRNDKISITDFGGVGDGRTVNSKAFRAAIYRIQHLRRRGGTVLYIPPGVFLTESFSLTSHMTLFLARGAVIKAVQDTRNWPLIDPLPSYGRGRELPGARYMSFIHGDGLRDVFITGQNGTIDGQGEVWWNMWRSRTLKFTRPNLIEFKNSKEIIISNVIFQNSPFWNIHPVYCSDVVIHHVTILAPQDSPNTDGIDPDSSNNVCIEDSYISTGDDLVAIKSGWDEYGIAFGRPSSNITIRRITGSSPYAGIAIGSETSGGIKNIVAEHISLSNMGLGVNIKTNIGRGGYIKNIKISNVYVENAKYGIKIAGDTGDHPDAFYNPNALPIVKGIHINNVWGVNVQNAGSIQGLKGSPFTGICLSEINLHGSLNSYRTWKCSDVIGTSLKVSPWPCSELRTTSGSYSCSSTF
- the LOC103861441 gene encoding uncharacterized protein LOC103861441 → MEMEMETETASPLVRLCLEEACKSRDAVGRWRLQRRSLERLPSHLADALLRELLLRRLLFPSLLEVFKYSVENIDLRGESSVNGEWMAYVGGFVNLFSLNLSDCPRINNSTLWPITGLTCLKELDLSRCSKVTEAGIKHLQSVVNLEKLWIPQTGVKEAGISLLASLKKLSLLDLGGLPVTDHNLSDLQVYGFICGYYKIKCQ